In one window of Hyla sarda isolate aHylSar1 chromosome 1, aHylSar1.hap1, whole genome shotgun sequence DNA:
- the TJP3 gene encoding tight junction protein ZO-3 isoform X1 produces the protein MEEMTIWEQYTVTLARDPRKGFGIAISGGRDRPSKTDGDNSVIVSDVVRGGPADGRLQTRDRIVMVNGVSMENVTSSFAIHTLKSCAKSANVTVKRPKKIQIPVSNSVLASTGPSRTPHTSGYLPDSYSRNEDQPDSPVQWRERYASSSRDPHEDTAQGYEGDSSSGRSSGGSRTPSSNHARHRRTRGGGSEAGNYSRRRTGKEKYSSGSDTRASSRMNDAGSGVEGSVSEAGDYSRRGSSSEAWGRDHNGLQLISGFKRLPIQDVPSKPVKTVLVKSTENQEYGLKLGSQIFIKHITETGLAAQEKSLQEGDLILKINGVASENMSLADTRRLIERSKGKLTLTVLRDNRQYLVNIPEVMDSESDDRSSIPDGISELSSDQSPPPSHPPPPPPGQTHRSSSESLENTVESHPINGAPSPQIVELEHENVNGEPPLDTVYMQETEPPLDINRDEPRLGYSPDARLVQFQKERSIGLRLAGGNDVGIFVAAVQEGSPAAREGMKEGDQILQVNETSFHNMTREDAIQYLMNLPQNEDVIILTQGKEDIYRKMIKSNVGDSFYIRTHFEYEPDTPSSLHFTRGEIFHVLDTMYRGKLGSWLAVRVARDLKEMDKGIIPNRVRAEQYASLENVLKPQSSSGPRAEFWKLRGLRGAKKILKKSREDLSAITSKAKYPPYEKVVLREASFKRPVVILGPITDIAHIKLCADLPQEYESAESVSRDDGSSKIIKLQIVKEIAELNKHALLDITPTAVEHLNYVQFYPIVVFCNPENRQGVKAMRQWLLPESKKSSRRLYAQAVKLRKNSSHLFTATINLSGASDSWLPSLKEIIRTEQARPIWTTEEKVEPLVTEPLDLMNGSAVGSTDYLSCDSRANSDYEETDAEGGAYTDQELDEEFQEPALARSSEPVVEHSPPYHDVNSPYDSYHYKGQSSIETSSYHGNQSPTEPSSPYRGQSPSHDRYSPEQEAAVQPHPQWNLTSREYEHNALRRKFNRARSSSSEDEDYSWGGPATDL, from the exons GACCCTCGTAAAGGATTTGGCATTGCTATCTCTGGAGGTAGAGATCGGCCATCTAAAACAGATGGAGACAACTCTGTCATTGTGTCTGATGTGGTCCGTGGTGGGCCTGCTGATGGTAGATTGCA GACCAGAGATCGCATTGTGATGGTGAATGGTGTATCTATGGAAAATGTCACTTCCTCATTTGCTATTCACACGCTGAAATCCTGTGCCAAATCTGCTAATGTG ACAGTAAAGCGGCCTAAGAAAATTCAAATTCCTGTAAGCAACTCTGTACTAGCATCTACAGGACCCTCACGAACACCTCACACTTCAGGATACCTACCTGATTCCTACAGCAGAAATGAAGACCAACCAGATTCCCCTGTGCAGTGGAGAGAAAGATATGCAAGTTCTAGCAGAGACCCTCATGAGGATACAGCACAGGGTTATGAAGGAGATTCTTCGAGTGGACGTAGTTCTGGAGGGTCTCGCACACCATCTTCAAACCATGCAAGACACCGCAGGACCAGGGGTGGGGGAAGTGAAGCAGGAAATTATTCAAGGAGGAGGACTGGTAAAGAGAAATATAGTTCTGGAAGTGATACAAGGGCTTCCAGTAGAATGAATGATGCTGGTAGTGGTGTGGAAGGTTCTGTGAGTGAGGCAGGAGACTACTCAAGGAGGGGATCCAGCAGTGAAGCATGGGGAAGGGACCACAATGGCCTACAACTGATATCTGGGTTCAAACGTCTGCCCATTCAGGATGTACCATCCAAACCTGTTAAAACTGTACTGGTGAAAAGCACGGAGAATCAAG AATATGGTTTAAAGCTGGGCAGTCAGATCTTCATTAAACACATTACAGAGACTGGTCTGGCGGCTCAGGAGAAATCCCTGCAGGAGGGCGACCTTATTCTCAAG ATAAATGGTGTAGCAAGTGAAAATATGTCTTTGGCTGACACACGCCGTCTTATTGAAAGGTCAAAAGGAAAACTTACCCTTACTGTTTTGAGAGATAATCGACAGTACCTAGTGAACATTCCTGAAGTGATGGACAGTGAAAGTGATGATAGGAGCTCCATTCCAGATG GTATTTCAGAGCTGAGTTCGGATCAGTCCCCACCACCTTCTCaccctcccccaccccctccagGACAAACCCACAGGAGTTCATCTGagagtttggagaacactgt GGAAAGTCATCCGATCAATGGAGCGCCAAGCCCACAGATAGTGGAATTAGAACACGAAAATG TTAATGGTGAGCCTCCATTGGATACTGTATACATGCAAGAAACTGAGCCACCTCTGGATATCAACAGAGACGAACCACGATTGGG gtatagTCCAGATGCACGCCTAGTCCAGTTTCAGAAGGAAAGAAGCATAGGACTTCGACTTGCTGGGGGAAATGATGTGGGAATATTTGTTGCTGCAGTTCAGGAAGGGAGCCCTGCAGCCCGAGAAGGGATGAAAGAGGGTGACCAGATCCTACAG GTGAATGAAACCAGTTTTCACAACATGACACGTGAAGATGCCATACAGTATTTAATGAACTTACCACAGAATGAAGATGTTATAATACTTACACAAGGCAAAGAAGACA TTTACAGGAAGATGATTAAGTCCAATGTGGGTGATTCCTTCTATATACGTACACACTTCGAATATGAGCCAGATACTCCATCCAGTCTTCACTTCACTCGGGGTGAGATATTCCATGTCTTGGACACAATGTATCGTGGGAAACTTGGGAGCTGGCTTGCTGTACGAGTGGCCCGTGATTTAAAAGAGATGGACAAGGGAATTATACCAAATCGTGTTAG GGCAGAACAGTATGCTAGCTTAGAAAATGTCTTAAAGCCTCAGTCATCTTCAGGTCCACGAGCTGAGTTTTGGAAGCTGAGAGGCCTGAGAGGAGCCAAAAAAATATTGAAGAAAAGTAGAGAAGATTTGTCTGCGATTACCAGCAAAGCCAAATATCCTCCATATGAAAAAGTCGTGCTTCGGGaag CAAGTTTCAAGAGGCCTGTAGTAATCCTGGGTCCTATAACAGATATTGCACATATAAAGCTCTGTGCTGACTTGCCCCAGGAGTATGAATCTGCAG AGAGTGTTTCTCGAGATGATGGGAGTTCCAAAATCATCAAACTGCAGATTGTGAAAGAAATTGCAGAACTG AATAAGCATGCCCTGTTGGACATCACACCTACAGCAGTTGAACATCTGAATTATGTGCAGTTCTACCCAATTGTGGTTTTTTGCAACCCAGAGAATAGACAGGGGGTTAAGGCAATGCGACAATGGCTACttccagaatccaagaagagtTCACGGCGTTTGTATGCACAAGCTGTAAAACTGCGCAAGAACAGTTCGCATCTTTTTACAG CAACTATTAATTTGAGTGGAGCAAGTGACTCATGGCTTCCCAGTTTAAAGGAAATTATCCGTACAGAACAAGCAAGGCCCATATGGACTACTGAGGAAAag gTTGAACCTCTAGTTACTGAACCTCTGGATCTGATGAATGGGTCAGCTGTTGGGTCTACAGACTACCTGAGCTGTGACAGTCGTGCAAACAGTGACTATGAGGAGACTGATGCTGAAGGTGGAGCTTACACTGATCAGGAGCTAGATGAAGAGTTCCAAGAACCTGCACTAGCCCGTTCTTCGGAGCCTGTTGTTGAGCATTCACCTCCTTACCATGATGTCAACTCCCCATATGACTCATATCACTACAAAGGCCAATCTTCTATTGAGACTTCTTCCTACCATGGAAACCAGTCACCTACTGAACCATCTTCTCCCTACAGAGGTCAATCCCCATCTCATGATAGATACAGCCCTGAACAG
- the TJP3 gene encoding tight junction protein ZO-3 isoform X2: MVPLLTVSEMEEMTIWEQYTVTLARDPRKGFGIAISGGRDRPSKTDGDNSVIVSDVVRGGPADGRLQTRDRIVMVNGVSMENVTSSFAIHTLKSCAKSANVTVKRPKKIQIPVSNSVLASTGPSRTPHTSGYLPDSYSRNEDQPDSPVQWRERYASSSRDPHEDTAQGYEGDSSSGRSSGGSRTPSSNHARHRRTRGGGSEAGNYSRRRTGKEKYSSGSDTRASSRMNDAGSGVEGSVSEAGDYSRRGSSSEAWGRDHNGLQLISGFKRLPIQDVPSKPVKTVLVKSTENQEYGLKLGSQIFIKHITETGLAAQEKSLQEGDLILKINGVASENMSLADTRRLIERSKGKLTLTVLRDNRQYLVNIPEVMDSESDDRSSIPDGISELSSDQSPPPSHPPPPPPGQTHRSSSESLENTVESHPINGAPSPQIVELEHENVNGEPPLDTVYMQETEPPLDINRDEPRLGYSPDARLVQFQKERSIGLRLAGGNDVGIFVAAVQEGSPAAREGMKEGDQILQVNETSFHNMTREDAIQYLMNLPQNEDVIILTQGKEDIYRKMIKSNVGDSFYIRTHFEYEPDTPSSLHFTRGEIFHVLDTMYRGKLGSWLAVRVARDLKEMDKGIIPNRVRAEQYASLENVLKPQSSSGPRAEFWKLRGLRGAKKILKKSREDLSAITSKAKYPPYEKVVLREASFKRPVVILGPITDIAHIKLCADLPQEYESAESVSRDDGSSKIIKLQIVKEIAELNKHALLDITPTAVEHLNYVQFYPIVVFCNPENRQGVKAMRQWLLPESKKSSRRLYAQAVKLRKNSSHLFTATINLSGASDSWLPSLKEIIRTEQARPIWTTEEKVEPLVTEPLDLMNGSAVGSTDYLSCDSRANSDYEETDAEGGAYTDQELDEEFQEPALARSSEPVVEHSPPYHDVNSPYDSYHYKGQSSIETSSYHGNQSPTEPSSPYRGQSPSHDRYSPEQEAAVQPHPQWNLTSREYEHNALRRKFNRARSSSSEDEDYSWGGPATDL; the protein is encoded by the exons GACCCTCGTAAAGGATTTGGCATTGCTATCTCTGGAGGTAGAGATCGGCCATCTAAAACAGATGGAGACAACTCTGTCATTGTGTCTGATGTGGTCCGTGGTGGGCCTGCTGATGGTAGATTGCA GACCAGAGATCGCATTGTGATGGTGAATGGTGTATCTATGGAAAATGTCACTTCCTCATTTGCTATTCACACGCTGAAATCCTGTGCCAAATCTGCTAATGTG ACAGTAAAGCGGCCTAAGAAAATTCAAATTCCTGTAAGCAACTCTGTACTAGCATCTACAGGACCCTCACGAACACCTCACACTTCAGGATACCTACCTGATTCCTACAGCAGAAATGAAGACCAACCAGATTCCCCTGTGCAGTGGAGAGAAAGATATGCAAGTTCTAGCAGAGACCCTCATGAGGATACAGCACAGGGTTATGAAGGAGATTCTTCGAGTGGACGTAGTTCTGGAGGGTCTCGCACACCATCTTCAAACCATGCAAGACACCGCAGGACCAGGGGTGGGGGAAGTGAAGCAGGAAATTATTCAAGGAGGAGGACTGGTAAAGAGAAATATAGTTCTGGAAGTGATACAAGGGCTTCCAGTAGAATGAATGATGCTGGTAGTGGTGTGGAAGGTTCTGTGAGTGAGGCAGGAGACTACTCAAGGAGGGGATCCAGCAGTGAAGCATGGGGAAGGGACCACAATGGCCTACAACTGATATCTGGGTTCAAACGTCTGCCCATTCAGGATGTACCATCCAAACCTGTTAAAACTGTACTGGTGAAAAGCACGGAGAATCAAG AATATGGTTTAAAGCTGGGCAGTCAGATCTTCATTAAACACATTACAGAGACTGGTCTGGCGGCTCAGGAGAAATCCCTGCAGGAGGGCGACCTTATTCTCAAG ATAAATGGTGTAGCAAGTGAAAATATGTCTTTGGCTGACACACGCCGTCTTATTGAAAGGTCAAAAGGAAAACTTACCCTTACTGTTTTGAGAGATAATCGACAGTACCTAGTGAACATTCCTGAAGTGATGGACAGTGAAAGTGATGATAGGAGCTCCATTCCAGATG GTATTTCAGAGCTGAGTTCGGATCAGTCCCCACCACCTTCTCaccctcccccaccccctccagGACAAACCCACAGGAGTTCATCTGagagtttggagaacactgt GGAAAGTCATCCGATCAATGGAGCGCCAAGCCCACAGATAGTGGAATTAGAACACGAAAATG TTAATGGTGAGCCTCCATTGGATACTGTATACATGCAAGAAACTGAGCCACCTCTGGATATCAACAGAGACGAACCACGATTGGG gtatagTCCAGATGCACGCCTAGTCCAGTTTCAGAAGGAAAGAAGCATAGGACTTCGACTTGCTGGGGGAAATGATGTGGGAATATTTGTTGCTGCAGTTCAGGAAGGGAGCCCTGCAGCCCGAGAAGGGATGAAAGAGGGTGACCAGATCCTACAG GTGAATGAAACCAGTTTTCACAACATGACACGTGAAGATGCCATACAGTATTTAATGAACTTACCACAGAATGAAGATGTTATAATACTTACACAAGGCAAAGAAGACA TTTACAGGAAGATGATTAAGTCCAATGTGGGTGATTCCTTCTATATACGTACACACTTCGAATATGAGCCAGATACTCCATCCAGTCTTCACTTCACTCGGGGTGAGATATTCCATGTCTTGGACACAATGTATCGTGGGAAACTTGGGAGCTGGCTTGCTGTACGAGTGGCCCGTGATTTAAAAGAGATGGACAAGGGAATTATACCAAATCGTGTTAG GGCAGAACAGTATGCTAGCTTAGAAAATGTCTTAAAGCCTCAGTCATCTTCAGGTCCACGAGCTGAGTTTTGGAAGCTGAGAGGCCTGAGAGGAGCCAAAAAAATATTGAAGAAAAGTAGAGAAGATTTGTCTGCGATTACCAGCAAAGCCAAATATCCTCCATATGAAAAAGTCGTGCTTCGGGaag CAAGTTTCAAGAGGCCTGTAGTAATCCTGGGTCCTATAACAGATATTGCACATATAAAGCTCTGTGCTGACTTGCCCCAGGAGTATGAATCTGCAG AGAGTGTTTCTCGAGATGATGGGAGTTCCAAAATCATCAAACTGCAGATTGTGAAAGAAATTGCAGAACTG AATAAGCATGCCCTGTTGGACATCACACCTACAGCAGTTGAACATCTGAATTATGTGCAGTTCTACCCAATTGTGGTTTTTTGCAACCCAGAGAATAGACAGGGGGTTAAGGCAATGCGACAATGGCTACttccagaatccaagaagagtTCACGGCGTTTGTATGCACAAGCTGTAAAACTGCGCAAGAACAGTTCGCATCTTTTTACAG CAACTATTAATTTGAGTGGAGCAAGTGACTCATGGCTTCCCAGTTTAAAGGAAATTATCCGTACAGAACAAGCAAGGCCCATATGGACTACTGAGGAAAag gTTGAACCTCTAGTTACTGAACCTCTGGATCTGATGAATGGGTCAGCTGTTGGGTCTACAGACTACCTGAGCTGTGACAGTCGTGCAAACAGTGACTATGAGGAGACTGATGCTGAAGGTGGAGCTTACACTGATCAGGAGCTAGATGAAGAGTTCCAAGAACCTGCACTAGCCCGTTCTTCGGAGCCTGTTGTTGAGCATTCACCTCCTTACCATGATGTCAACTCCCCATATGACTCATATCACTACAAAGGCCAATCTTCTATTGAGACTTCTTCCTACCATGGAAACCAGTCACCTACTGAACCATCTTCTCCCTACAGAGGTCAATCCCCATCTCATGATAGATACAGCCCTGAACAG
- the TJP3 gene encoding tight junction protein ZO-3 isoform X3: MAVRFQVSEMEEMTIWEQYTVTLARDPRKGFGIAISGGRDRPSKTDGDNSVIVSDVVRGGPADGRLQTRDRIVMVNGVSMENVTSSFAIHTLKSCAKSANVTVKRPKKIQIPVSNSVLASTGPSRTPHTSGYLPDSYSRNEDQPDSPVQWRERYASSSRDPHEDTAQGYEGDSSSGRSSGGSRTPSSNHARHRRTRGGGSEAGNYSRRRTGKEKYSSGSDTRASSRMNDAGSGVEGSVSEAGDYSRRGSSSEAWGRDHNGLQLISGFKRLPIQDVPSKPVKTVLVKSTENQEYGLKLGSQIFIKHITETGLAAQEKSLQEGDLILKINGVASENMSLADTRRLIERSKGKLTLTVLRDNRQYLVNIPEVMDSESDDRSSIPDGISELSSDQSPPPSHPPPPPPGQTHRSSSESLENTVESHPINGAPSPQIVELEHENVNGEPPLDTVYMQETEPPLDINRDEPRLGYSPDARLVQFQKERSIGLRLAGGNDVGIFVAAVQEGSPAAREGMKEGDQILQVNETSFHNMTREDAIQYLMNLPQNEDVIILTQGKEDIYRKMIKSNVGDSFYIRTHFEYEPDTPSSLHFTRGEIFHVLDTMYRGKLGSWLAVRVARDLKEMDKGIIPNRVRAEQYASLENVLKPQSSSGPRAEFWKLRGLRGAKKILKKSREDLSAITSKAKYPPYEKVVLREASFKRPVVILGPITDIAHIKLCADLPQEYESAESVSRDDGSSKIIKLQIVKEIAELNKHALLDITPTAVEHLNYVQFYPIVVFCNPENRQGVKAMRQWLLPESKKSSRRLYAQAVKLRKNSSHLFTATINLSGASDSWLPSLKEIIRTEQARPIWTTEEKVEPLVTEPLDLMNGSAVGSTDYLSCDSRANSDYEETDAEGGAYTDQELDEEFQEPALARSSEPVVEHSPPYHDVNSPYDSYHYKGQSSIETSSYHGNQSPTEPSSPYRGQSPSHDRYSPEQEAAVQPHPQWNLTSREYEHNALRRKFNRARSSSSEDEDYSWGGPATDL; this comes from the exons GACCCTCGTAAAGGATTTGGCATTGCTATCTCTGGAGGTAGAGATCGGCCATCTAAAACAGATGGAGACAACTCTGTCATTGTGTCTGATGTGGTCCGTGGTGGGCCTGCTGATGGTAGATTGCA GACCAGAGATCGCATTGTGATGGTGAATGGTGTATCTATGGAAAATGTCACTTCCTCATTTGCTATTCACACGCTGAAATCCTGTGCCAAATCTGCTAATGTG ACAGTAAAGCGGCCTAAGAAAATTCAAATTCCTGTAAGCAACTCTGTACTAGCATCTACAGGACCCTCACGAACACCTCACACTTCAGGATACCTACCTGATTCCTACAGCAGAAATGAAGACCAACCAGATTCCCCTGTGCAGTGGAGAGAAAGATATGCAAGTTCTAGCAGAGACCCTCATGAGGATACAGCACAGGGTTATGAAGGAGATTCTTCGAGTGGACGTAGTTCTGGAGGGTCTCGCACACCATCTTCAAACCATGCAAGACACCGCAGGACCAGGGGTGGGGGAAGTGAAGCAGGAAATTATTCAAGGAGGAGGACTGGTAAAGAGAAATATAGTTCTGGAAGTGATACAAGGGCTTCCAGTAGAATGAATGATGCTGGTAGTGGTGTGGAAGGTTCTGTGAGTGAGGCAGGAGACTACTCAAGGAGGGGATCCAGCAGTGAAGCATGGGGAAGGGACCACAATGGCCTACAACTGATATCTGGGTTCAAACGTCTGCCCATTCAGGATGTACCATCCAAACCTGTTAAAACTGTACTGGTGAAAAGCACGGAGAATCAAG AATATGGTTTAAAGCTGGGCAGTCAGATCTTCATTAAACACATTACAGAGACTGGTCTGGCGGCTCAGGAGAAATCCCTGCAGGAGGGCGACCTTATTCTCAAG ATAAATGGTGTAGCAAGTGAAAATATGTCTTTGGCTGACACACGCCGTCTTATTGAAAGGTCAAAAGGAAAACTTACCCTTACTGTTTTGAGAGATAATCGACAGTACCTAGTGAACATTCCTGAAGTGATGGACAGTGAAAGTGATGATAGGAGCTCCATTCCAGATG GTATTTCAGAGCTGAGTTCGGATCAGTCCCCACCACCTTCTCaccctcccccaccccctccagGACAAACCCACAGGAGTTCATCTGagagtttggagaacactgt GGAAAGTCATCCGATCAATGGAGCGCCAAGCCCACAGATAGTGGAATTAGAACACGAAAATG TTAATGGTGAGCCTCCATTGGATACTGTATACATGCAAGAAACTGAGCCACCTCTGGATATCAACAGAGACGAACCACGATTGGG gtatagTCCAGATGCACGCCTAGTCCAGTTTCAGAAGGAAAGAAGCATAGGACTTCGACTTGCTGGGGGAAATGATGTGGGAATATTTGTTGCTGCAGTTCAGGAAGGGAGCCCTGCAGCCCGAGAAGGGATGAAAGAGGGTGACCAGATCCTACAG GTGAATGAAACCAGTTTTCACAACATGACACGTGAAGATGCCATACAGTATTTAATGAACTTACCACAGAATGAAGATGTTATAATACTTACACAAGGCAAAGAAGACA TTTACAGGAAGATGATTAAGTCCAATGTGGGTGATTCCTTCTATATACGTACACACTTCGAATATGAGCCAGATACTCCATCCAGTCTTCACTTCACTCGGGGTGAGATATTCCATGTCTTGGACACAATGTATCGTGGGAAACTTGGGAGCTGGCTTGCTGTACGAGTGGCCCGTGATTTAAAAGAGATGGACAAGGGAATTATACCAAATCGTGTTAG GGCAGAACAGTATGCTAGCTTAGAAAATGTCTTAAAGCCTCAGTCATCTTCAGGTCCACGAGCTGAGTTTTGGAAGCTGAGAGGCCTGAGAGGAGCCAAAAAAATATTGAAGAAAAGTAGAGAAGATTTGTCTGCGATTACCAGCAAAGCCAAATATCCTCCATATGAAAAAGTCGTGCTTCGGGaag CAAGTTTCAAGAGGCCTGTAGTAATCCTGGGTCCTATAACAGATATTGCACATATAAAGCTCTGTGCTGACTTGCCCCAGGAGTATGAATCTGCAG AGAGTGTTTCTCGAGATGATGGGAGTTCCAAAATCATCAAACTGCAGATTGTGAAAGAAATTGCAGAACTG AATAAGCATGCCCTGTTGGACATCACACCTACAGCAGTTGAACATCTGAATTATGTGCAGTTCTACCCAATTGTGGTTTTTTGCAACCCAGAGAATAGACAGGGGGTTAAGGCAATGCGACAATGGCTACttccagaatccaagaagagtTCACGGCGTTTGTATGCACAAGCTGTAAAACTGCGCAAGAACAGTTCGCATCTTTTTACAG CAACTATTAATTTGAGTGGAGCAAGTGACTCATGGCTTCCCAGTTTAAAGGAAATTATCCGTACAGAACAAGCAAGGCCCATATGGACTACTGAGGAAAag gTTGAACCTCTAGTTACTGAACCTCTGGATCTGATGAATGGGTCAGCTGTTGGGTCTACAGACTACCTGAGCTGTGACAGTCGTGCAAACAGTGACTATGAGGAGACTGATGCTGAAGGTGGAGCTTACACTGATCAGGAGCTAGATGAAGAGTTCCAAGAACCTGCACTAGCCCGTTCTTCGGAGCCTGTTGTTGAGCATTCACCTCCTTACCATGATGTCAACTCCCCATATGACTCATATCACTACAAAGGCCAATCTTCTATTGAGACTTCTTCCTACCATGGAAACCAGTCACCTACTGAACCATCTTCTCCCTACAGAGGTCAATCCCCATCTCATGATAGATACAGCCCTGAACAG